A window of the Ipomoea triloba cultivar NCNSP0323 chromosome 14, ASM357664v1 genome harbors these coding sequences:
- the LOC116005016 gene encoding cyclin-dependent protein kinase inhibitor SMR8-like, which yields MEFAEKPHHQMESSLQVDQSEAKRWILAGIALRNPLKPIRVAATHGACAWENNDDQDGGGGSSTTPTSEGSRIPRRLTCPPPPKKRKASKRSSSSACCYINGGGREFFSPPDLDTVFIRRLHT from the coding sequence atggaGTTTGCAGAAAAGCCTCATCACCAAATGGAGAGCAGTCTGCAGGTGGATCAGTCAGAAGCCAAAAGATGGATCCTCGCCGGAATCGCGCTGAGAAATCCGCTCAAGCCCATTCGCGTGGCCGCCACCCACGGCGCCTGCGCCTGGGAAAATAATGACGACCAagacggcggcggcggttcCTCGACCACTCCGACGTCGGAGGGTTCGAGAATTCCGAGGAGACTCACGTGCCCGCCGCCTCCCAAGAAGCGAAAAGCGTCCAAGAGATCATCGTCGTCGGCTTGTTGTTATATTAATGGCGGTGGGAGGGAGTTCTTCAGCCCCCCAGACTTGGACACCGTCTTCATTCGCAGATTACACACTtga
- the LOC116004693 gene encoding uncharacterized protein LOC116004693: MAASAPPPPVEEKRIEEVLAYPILLSDQIKDAAKEADSFKLECSEIGKQVDRLCQMLRSVARLFTTGAGSTYERPVRRIVAEVSKNLDRALTLVRKCKRRNVLRRVVTIVSAADFRKVLNFLDSSVADMKWLLNVFDGEGGGGGIVLTLPPIASNDPIVSWVWSYIASLHLGQLNDKIEAANELASLAKDNDRNKKIIVEEGGISPLLKLLKDNSSPESQLAASMALFNLANDEERVRAIIDELGVPIIVHVLGDSPMRVQIWVANLVARMAEYCPHAQEDFARENVIRPLVTLLSFDILMDDLKLKVGKQSIHSIVQINKEMEKKSSGSYSYRRTLGSPLSRHYSEGSSRGGSHRKERENEKPEVKLKLKVSCAEALWMLAKGSVSNSRRITETKGLLCLAKLVETEQGDLQLNCLMAIMEITAAAESNADLRRAAFKTNSPAAKAVVDQLLKVIKESNSPKMQVSAISSIGCLARTFPARETRVIGPLVEQLSNRNLDVAAEAANSLGKFVYPENFLCVEHSKTIIEFKAVPPLMRLLRGNERSQYPAFVLLCYLALHAGNNDALDQGRVRTALEGADRTLFTLHPELKELMQTATYHLNVYHSGLLPQRQPYSP; the protein is encoded by the coding sequence ATGGCAGCatcggcgccgccgccgcccgtTGAAGAGAAGCGAATCGAGGAGGTCTTAGCATATCCGATTCTGTTATCCGACCAGATTAAGGACGCTGCCAAGGAAGCCGACTCCTTCAAATTGGAGTGCTCCGAGATCGGCAAACAGGTTGACCGTCTCTGCCAGATGCTCCGCTCCGTCGCCCGTCTCTTCACAACTGGCGCCGGCTCCACCTACGAGAGGCCGGTCCGGAGAATCGTCGCGGAAGTTTCGAAAAATCTCGACCGGGCCTTAACCCTAGTCCGGAAGTGCAAGCGCCGCAACGTCCTCCGCCGCGTGGTTACCATAGTGTCGGCCGCGGATTTCCGCAAAGTTCTCAACTTCCTCGACTCCTCGGTTGCCGATATGAAGTGGTTGCTCAACGTCTTCGACGGCGAAGGCGGCGGCGGAGGTATTGTATTAACTCTTCCCCCAATTGCCAGTAACGATCCGATTGTGTCTTGGGTGTGGTCTTACATTGCTTCTTTACACTTGGGCCAATTGAATGATAAAATCGAAGCTGCAAATGAATTAGCGTCACTAGCTAAAGATAATGATAGAAACAAGAAAATTATTGTTGAAGAAGGCGGAATTTCGCCTTTGTTAAAGCTCTTAAAGGATAATTCTTCTCCTGAATCTCAATTGGCTGCGTCCATGGCGTTGTTTAATTTAGCAAATGATGAAGAAAGGGTTCGAGCAATTATTGATGAGCTGGGGGTGCCAATTATTGTTCATGTGTTGGGAGATTCCCCTATGAGGGTTCAGATTTGGGTGGCGAATTTAGTGGCTCGAATGGCAGAATATTGTCCGCATGCTCAGGAAGATTTTGCCAGGGAAAATGTGATCAGACCACTTGTGACCTTGTTGTCATTTGATATCCTTATGGATGATCTGAAATTGAAAGTTGGCAAACAAAGTATTCACTCCATTGTACAGATTAATAAGGAAATGGAGAAAAAATCATCGGGGTCCTATAGTTATAGGCGAACTCTAGGGTCACCACTGTCAAGGCACTATTCAGAGGGAAGTAGTCGGGGTGGGAGTCACAGGAAGGAGAGAGAGAATGAGAAGCCGGAAGTGAAACTGAAGTTAAAAGTTAGTTGTGCAGAAGCATTGTGGATGCTTGCCAAGGGGAGTGTTTCAAACAGTAGAAGGATAACTGAAACGAAAGGTTTACTTTGTTTAGCTAAGCTTGTTGAGACAGAGCAAGGTGACTTGCAATTGAACTGCTTGATGGCAATAATGGAAATAACTGCTGCAGCTGAATCTAATGCTGACCTTAGAAGAGCCGCTTTCAAGACTAATTCTCCTGCTGCTAAGGCTGTTGTGGATCAGCTACTGAAGGTGATTAAAGAATCAAATAGTCCAAAAATGCAAGTTTCAGCAATAAGTTCAATTGGTTGTCTTGCTAGGACATTTCCAGCAAGAGAGACACGGGTAATTGGACCTTTAGTTGAGCAGCTGAGCAATAGGAATCTAGATGTAGCTGCAGAAGCTGCAAATTCACTTGGGAAATTTGTCTACCCTGAGAACTTTTTATGTGTAGAGCATTCGAAGACAATTATTGAATTCAAAGCAGTCCCCCCTCTTATGAGACTGTTGAGGGGGAATGAACGGTCTCAGTATCCCGCATTTGTTCTCCTCTGCTACCTTGCTTTGCATGCAGGTAATAATGATGCTTTGGATCAAGGCCGAGTTCGGACTGCTCTCGAGGGAGCAGATCGTACATTATTTACCCTACATCCTGAGTTGAAAGAATTGATGCAAACTGCAACATACCACCTAAATGTTTATCACTCTGGATTGCTTCCTCAGCGCCAACCTTATTCTCCTTAG